The Salvelinus fontinalis isolate EN_2023a chromosome 34, ASM2944872v1, whole genome shotgun sequence region TTGTCCTCCTGAGGGGCGTACCATATCAAATTTCCGAGCTGAATATTGTCTACTCTCCGGGGCTTTGAGGTCACACAATTCCCATCTTTGGGAATTCTCCAGCCGGACTCTGAGGGAACGACGTCCCGGGGTTTTCCAGGAGCGCCTGGAAGCGGGAGGCCGTGAGCCCCTCGGATGGTGTGCCGGCAGGAGTCCCCTCCATCTGGGGGGTAATTGGTTTATCCCGCCGCCTGGCCAGCTTTCCCATGTGGGCCACTGCTGTGGGGAGGCCCGGGGTACAATGTGGAAACAGCATGAGACCCTCCAGGCCAGCCTTTGACTGGGTCTCCTTTACAGGCTATAGGACCAGGAGCATGGGAGCACAACGCTCATGCCAGAGATGGACCCTGTGGTTTTGAAAAGGTCCTTCATTATTTTGCCGTCTGTTGTTCGCGTTTGAACTGAGTGTTTTGGTAATTGACTTATGGGgaaagtttattttttattttttatatcccCGCTGATTCATAAGGTAATGAGATGGAGAGTTGGGCCAAAGTTTTACAAAGTGGTGAAGCCCTCCATACACAAAACACCTGGTTGGAAATTCAGTTGGCTTTTCCACATTCTTTTCTACAAAATGTTCTGCATTTGGGCATTCTTTTGTTGGTCTTCTTTAAGGGAATACTGAAATTGAGTCTCAGTATCTGACAGTGATAACCACATTTCCACTATTCCTGGGTGTTTGCAATAGTCAGTCCTCGACACAAGCTGTTCTGTGCTGATAATAACTTgactgatatacactgagtgtacaaaacattaagaacacctttctaatattgagtccccccccccccccctttgccctcagaactgcctcaatttgtcggggcatggactctacaaggtgtcgaaagcgttccacaaggatactggcccatgttgactccaatggttCCCACAGTTGAGTCAAGTTGgccggatgtcctttgggtggtggaccattcttgatacacacgggaaactgttgagcatgaaaaactcagcagcattgcagttcttgacacaaactggttcgcctggcacctactaccataacctgttcaaaggcacctttgtctcaattgtctcaaggctttaaaatccttctttaatctgtactcctcttcatctactctgactgaagtggatttaacaagtgacatcaataagggatcatagctttcacctggattcacctggtcagtctatgtcatggaaatagcaggtgtcTTTTAAATATTTTGTACACTAAGTGTATGTTAAAAATACATGGTTGACAATAGCTTGTCACTTTGTTTATAAAAAGCTTTTAATCCCAAATAGTCACAGGAAAATAGTGTCCCCAAAATATACTGGGAAAACAAAAAATGTGAAAATATAACAGTAATGGTGATAATATATTCAACAACAATGGTGATAATATAACAGTAAAGGTGATAATATAACAACAACAATGGTGATAATATAACAATTATGGTGATAATATATTCAACAACAATGGTGATAATATAgcaataatgatgataataacaacaacaatggtgataatataacaataatggtgataatatacagtaccagtaaaacgtttagacacacctactcatttaaggatttctctttatttgtactattttctacattgtagaataatagtgaagacatcaaaactatgaaataacacatacggaatcatgtagtaaccaaaaaagtgttaaacaaatcaaaatatattttatatttgagatttttcaaagtagccaccatttgccttgatgacagttttgcacactcttggcattctctcaaccagtttcatgaggtagtcacctggaatgcatttcaattaacaggtgtgccttgttaaacattcatttgtggaatttattttcttcttaatgcgtttgagccaatcagttgttgtgttgtgacaaggtaagggtggtatacagaagatagccctatttggtaaaacaccaagtccatattatggcaagaacagctcaaataagcaaagagaaacgactgtctgtcattactttaagacatgaaggtcagtcaatccggaaatttTCAAGAActgtgaaagtttcttcaagtgcaggatgaaaaaaacatcaagcgctaagatgaaactggctctcatgaggaccaccacaggaaaggaagacccagagttacctctgctgcagaggataaattcattagaattaactgcacctcagattgcagcccaaataaatgcttcacagagttcaagtaacagacacatctcaacatcaactgttcagaggagacagtgtgaatcaggccttcatggtcaaattgctgcaaagaaaccactactaaaggacaccaataataagaagaaactttcttgggccaagaaacacgagcaatggacattagaccagtggtaatctgtcctttggtctgatgagtccaaatttgagatttatggttccaaccgccatgtctttgtgagacacagagtaggtgaatgaatgatctctgcatgtgtggctcCCACCATAaatcatggaggaggtgtgatagtgtgggggtgctttgctggtgacactgtcaatgatttatttagactgtcaatgatttatttagatttcaaggcacacttaaccagcatggctaccacagcattctgcagcgattcgccatcccatctggtttgcgcttagtgggactatcatttgtttttcaacaggacaatgacccaacacacctccaggctgtgtaagggctatttgaccaagaaggagagtgatggagtgctgcatcagatgacctggcatccacaatcacccgacctcaacccaattgagatggtttgggaagagttggaccgcagagtgaaggaaaaacagccaacaagttctcagcatatgtgggaaaagcattccaggtgaagctggttgagagaatgccaagagtgggcaaagggtggctactttgaagattctaaaatatcaaaaatattttgatatgtttaacacttttttggttactacatgattccatatgtgttatttcatagtttagatgtcttcactattattctacaatgtagaaaatagtaaaaataaagacaaatccttgaatgagtaggtgtgtccaaacttttgactggtactgtatgtaacaacAATGGTAATCTCAGACCTGTCAACTCGATATATGGTATTACTTCATGAGAATACGTGTCTTCCGGTCTCCAAGCAGTAGTCTGAAAAAAACAGATAGCATAAGAGGTTCTGAAGATGATGCTTTATTGTGACATTATAGATCTTCATTCAGTATGCTCGCTTTCACATCAGTAATAAAAAGACTACACATTGAGGAACATGAGAAAACACATACAGTGAAATGGTGTGCGAGTACTTCAGTTTCTCCATGCATCATCCTGCACAATCTCGAACACATTCTTACAGTATAGCTAATGAACCAGACTATTCTGTCTGGGACGTAGCCTCATAGAATGACATATTAGAAGTCATTTAGTAGGATCTCTGTGTTTAGTCTATCCTCACCTAACCAGTGCAGCAGCCACCAGTCCACCAGTGATAGGTCCTACCCAGTAAACCCAGTGGTAGGTCCAGTAGTTGGCCACTATAGCAGGACCCAGGGCTCTGGCCGGGTTCAGACAGGTTCCAGACACATCTCCACTGAAGAAATAATAACCACAAAGAGTTTCAGAACCATGAAAGTAGAAAACATGATTATCTCCAGGTATGCAGCAGAACCATGTCCATCAAAACAACCATGTGCTGTATCTCTACCCATGATGCTATGAAACTAAATGTTGAGATAACAAGTATTTCATGTTTTGCCATGATCATGGTGTAGTGTGGGAACAGTAAATACCTTCCTTAAAAATGCCCAGAAGGTCATAATTGCAATGTAATGAGTGTGTTATCTGCACTACCTATCTAAGATGCTTATCTAATCTTTATGTCACAATAATGCACATTTTAGCAGTGGCTGTTCCATATCTTCAGTTGTGGATGTAATCGTTGATAACAACTCTACTTGAACATTTGTTTATCTTCCATTATTTCTTTGTTCATTATTAGTTAACATTTTATAAATCAGCATATCCTTTGTTTAAACAGTGTATAATAATGCATGTTATATCCATGTAAATAATTTATAACAGACTCTATTTAATAGGTAACAAATTATATAATAGTGGTTTCTAAATAGTTAATAAACAAACCTTCAAATAAACTTTTTCCAAACCTTCTCTATCCAGGCTAATTATTAAGAGAACAAATCTTTTTTTGGGAATGACTTGTACCAGGCCCAGGAAAACCTCTAGGCCCTAATAACCCTATAGCAAGAACTGACCAGGTCAAGTAGCCAGGAAAACCTCTAGGCTCTAATAACCCTATAGCAAGAACTGACCAGGTCAAGTAGCCAGGAAAAACTTTGGGCCTAGTTACAGTACAAGTGAAAAATTCCACTCTTGGCCCTCTCAGTATCTCACCCAGCCAGGATGTTGATGATGACAGTACAGCCCACCATGAAGGGCACCATGGGGCTGCTACTCTTGGCGTTGACCGCCCCCAGCAGCACCACCATGGTGACCAGACAGGTCATGGCTATCTCCCCAAACAGAGCCCCCCACAGCTGATCTTGTGATTGCAGCAGGGCAAACGCTGCCCCCTGGGCCTTGGAGTAGTTCTCTGTTGTGGTCATCAGCTGAGGAACAATGGATTCAGGTTCATTTACTGGCAGTGATGTCATTATACTTCTACAAAACCCAATGCATTGTCTGACGAGCTAAACTGGGGTCATGTCTGTTGTCTGCATATCTAATCACTGTAGTTGTGAACATTCATTTTATAGTTTTTTTGCATTAGTTTTGATTTGACTCCATCCAATTGATATTTTTTTTCTGCATTTAAAATAATTTCAAGGTCCATGACACAATTCTACCTCAACAGATACTGTTAGTCATAGATGTGCATTGAATGACCACTGATATCAGGTTTAACCCTCACCTTTGACATAGAAGCACCTAGCACACCCCCTATGAGCTGACTGATGAGGTAGGGCCCCACCATATTCAGCTTCATGCCTCCACACAGGTAGATAGCAATGGTAAACGGTGGGTTAAAATGGGAGCCGCTGTGGAGGTCAGAGAGAAATAGCAGAAGAATGGTCAGATAGCCCAGGAGGGTTGGGTTTTACACAGTATATTTCACAGTTTAACATTACTCACCTTCACACTTTCACCTTTGTATCAGTTCAAGGAGATTGGCTTTAGATATTGattagacattgttaatattttCACTCAATTATTAGGTATAACAATATGAATGGGATCAGTTGCTTTATAAACTTGGGATATGTATGTGTCAGGTGCATCTGTGAAATCATTACACCACAATGGCCACTGTTTATAAGTTGAATGGCACTCACTGGAATGAGAATGGTTTTACAACCTTAGGTCTATTACCTTTATCTGTGAAAGACTGTTTTTGAACTCTGCACATGACGAAGAAACACATAATCACCACAAAAAGAATACGGGACTTATGGGTTTCCACTCCGTGTGTGTTCAGTATTTTGACCCCAAAATTGTAGCAATATAGAACGTTGTAGCAATATAGAACATTGTAGCAACATAGAACATTGCAAATATAATGGAATAATGGGCATGCATTCCACTCAAATGGATTTATTCCACTCATATTAAAgcacacaacatactgttcatgcaAAATATAAATGCTCTATTGAAAACAAATGATTAACGTTAATCTCAAAAGGAGACCAAAGTACAACACTGTAATGATGTAATATGAGACACtttgcagacacttttatccaaaacaACACAGTACAGTGAGTACAGTGAGACAGGGTATCaatacactgtatataaacaCACAGACCTGATCTCTGCCATGCAAGCCACCATGACTGCTACAGCCAGACCATGGACCAGGGCTGGCTGCAGCCTCCCTGCTGCCTCCACGTTCTCTATGACCGACACACAGCCGATGAACACAAAGAACATGGTCCCCACCAGCTCAGCCAGACACGGCTGGACCAGGCGCTCAAACTTGTTGGGAGGCTTGACCGGTGCTTTCTTAGAGTCTGATGCCATCAGGGATGTCCCAATGTCACCCAGTTCCATTGTCCCTTCTGTCATAGTGGAAAGGAGTTTGGAGAGATAGagtgagaatagaggagagagagcaagaatagaggagagagagagagagagagagagagagagagagagagagagagagagagagaatggaggagtTTGGAGAGGAaatagatgagagagaggagtctTTGTATCTAGAGATACAGTGCAGCACTAGCGATAATGTCCGCAGGTGTGTGTCCAAATATCTAAATGTTTGCGTTGCTAGTCACTTGAACTTTGGTAAGTTCAAAGAACGATAGGGCGagatagagagtggagagagaaagagagcgagagagagagcataaaATTGAATTGCTCCATTGACCAACGATGGACTCTTTGACACTGATATCCATGTTATGATTAATCCAAGTCAGTTTACTCTAGTGAACACAGTACAACAGACAACCAGTTCACAGTATAGTAATCGTCCAGCAGACAGATATTTTGTTGGCACTGATTTGAAAACAACATTTTCAGCATAGAGCATATGTCAATATGATTATGATATGTTTTTACTATTTAAATAAACtaaatgttttgttagtttgttaataCAGCAGCCTACTACCAGACATAATGTTCTAGATTTACAGGTCAAGCAAAACAGTTTCCTCTTGGTTAACCTGCTTGTATTAATCATGCATAGATCATTGATGTTAGCCAGTCCCAGATAGATAAGATTAAGCATTAAAACTAGACAGTTTGACGAAGTCTCTGCACCTGTGCAAAGTCTGCTCCTGTTATTCTCTGAAGGGAGTAAAACACAATCCAGTGAAACATGAAACTGGCTTTTTACACTTTAGCATAATATCTTATTATTTGTCCTAAATGGTAGACACATCCATCAGCAAATAACAGGTGATAAATTGACATTGTAAATGTGTAGAATGTGGCAAAATCAGACTGTTACTGTGCTTACAGGCATCATGTATGTACTTATTCTTGAGGGGGCACTAATGGAATTAATGAATTCATTTAATAATTAATTTGTATTAATTGCGTATGAAAGAAACAGTATCTTCTATATTTCCAACGTACAAATCAATAAATGGACATGACGACAACGCCTCTGCTGTACACGTTTATACCTTATTTCTTGAATCTTCACTGCAACATTTTTTGAACGTTCACATACTGCTGTCTCAAATGAGTGTctgccatagaaatataattactagaagAGAGGTCCACGTTCAAGTCAATGAGGACATAATGGGAGGACCGGTTGTCTGAGGGGCTATGTCCtttctagtaattatatttcaATGGCTGAGACACTCATATCATGACAGATGCTGCTAGACTTTCAGTCAAGATAGCAATTACAGTGTCAAATTCAATGTTATCTACTGTGGCTAGTTTTTGGATGTCTGTGTGCAGATAATCAGTGAAAAGGCATGACGCATATGGAAGGTTGTATCACAGTACAGTGAGAGTCAGACCAATGCAAGGCTGTAGTTCACCACATAACCAAAAGGTGGCGGTATAAAACACAGACTATGGGCCAGAAGTCACTTCTACTATGTCAAAAGGGATCAATCATAGAAAGAAATATGCAATGCAATATTTAATGCACAAAAATTCGTTTATACAAATGGCATTGAATAAAATAGATTACATTTATGGACAATAGATAATCTATATATAACGGTATAGAATAAAGTTACATTGGTAAGATTATTTTAAACTAAGAGACatggaaatagtaacacaaaaaTACTGTTAGAATATGTGGATTTTGGAAATGTACATTTTTATGGACTTGAACTGGAAACCTACATCTGTATCACATCAAGAGAACTCTGGTTTTCTCATCCCCAAGCAGTAATctgaaaataggaaaaacacacCATCAAAATAGTACAGAATTGTTGAATGTAACATCACTCAACAAGTTGTTGCTTCCACACATTGTTTCTttcgttttttttaaacataaatgTAAATAATTCCACAAAATATGTCTTAGACAACACAAGACTTTAACAAGGAAAACCAAGATAAAAAGGTGTTAAATCCACACATTGTTAAAACTAGGTTAATGACTCTCCCAGACTTAAGAATTGTATAAAAGCACCCATTGTAAGAGTAACTTTCCATCACATAGCTAGCCATTGATTTTAGAGGGACAGTTCATGTTTATCAAGTTGAGGACAAACAGCCCTGTCTAACAGCCCTGTTTAACAGCCCTGTCTAACAGCCCTGTCTAACAGCCCTGACTAACAGCCCTGTCTAACAGCCCTGTCTAACAGCCCTGTCTAACAGCCCTGTCTAACAGCCCTGTCTAACAGCCCTGTCTAACAGCCCTGACTAACAGCCCTGTCTAACAGCCCTGTCTAACAGCCCTGTCTAACAGCCCTGTCTAACAGCCCTGTCTAACAGCCATGTCTAACAGCCCTGTCAAACAGCCCTGTCTAACAGCCCTGACTAACAGCCCTGACTAACAGCCCTGACTAACAGCCCTGTCTAACAGCCTTGTCTAACAGCCCTGTCAAACAGCCCTGTCTAACAGCCCTGTCAAACAGCCCTGTCAAACAGCCCTGTCAAACAGCCCTGTCTAACAGCCCTGACTAACAGCCCTGACTAACAGCCCTGTCTAACAGCCCTGTCTAACAGCCCTGTCTAACAGCCATGTCTAACAGCCCTGTCTAACAGCCATGTTACGATAAAGGGTTTACTCGCACAAGACAACATATCCCCCGATATGGTGGTGCTAGATTCTCTTGCTGATTTGCAAGAATTTATGGGCAGACAAGGCTTCTAATCCCACACTTGCAGCTAGTGTTGGCAACTTCCATTCAATAGTAAATATATTCCATTCTAATCTATGGAGCTCCAGTTGGGTCATTATTCTAGTATTAATGGTCATTTCAAGGACAAAGATTAAGGCTGCTTTCCCAACCAAAGAGTTTCAATAGTAGCTTGGGCTCCAGTCGGTTTCTGTTTCAATCCAAACAGGACAATGATGTAAACAGCCAGGTATCCAGGCCCCAGAAGATCAGAGCCGTACAGTACCGTATGAAGCTGGCGGTTAGCAGGGCTCCAGACATGGGTCCCACCCAGTAGATCCAGTGGTAGCTCCAGTAGTTGGCCACCACGGCCGGGCCAAAGGCACGAGCTGGGTTCATACATGCCCCAGACACTGCTCCCCTGTAGAGGATGTGATATAAAAGCGATGCATGAATGAATGATAGAGCATGTGGTGTCTTACGGTACACAGTAAGGAGTGTATTGTGGTGTACATTGTGTTTTATTGGTAGTGTACAGGTATTTATCTCAGTAGTAGGTAACTATACTGTACAAAGGTAGGCCATTATATCAaacatcaagacaaaggagatgattgtggactacaggaaaaagaggaccgaacaCTCGcattgacggggctgcagtggagcaggttgagagcttcaagttccttggtgtccacttcaccaacaaactaacatggtccaagcacaccaagacagtcgtgaagagggcacaacaaaacctattcccccttaggagactgaaaagcattgtcatgggtcctcagatcctcaaaaggttctacagctgcaccatcgagagcatcctgacttgttgcatcactgcctggtatggcaaatgctcggcctccgaccgcaaggcactacagagggtagagcgaacgtcccagtacatcaggccaagcttcctgccatccaggacctctataccaagcggtgtcagaggaaggccctaacaattgtcaatgactccagccaccctagtcatagactgttctctctgctaccgcacggcaagcggtaccggagcgccaagtcttgttccaagaggcttctaaacagcttttaccccaatgccataagactcctgaacatctagttaaatggctacccagactattttcagtgcccccccccccctctttacaccactgctattctcttttgtcatctatgcatagtcactttaataactctacctacatgtacattctacctcaaataaccggtgccccggcacattaactctgtatcgctacccccctgtatatagtctcactattgttattttactgctcctctttaattacttgttacttttatctcttattcttatctgtattttgtttaactgcattgttggttaggggctcgtaagtaagcatttcactgtaaggtctgttaTTTTCCTgttgttttcggcgcatgtgactaataacatttgatttgtttgtATCTGAAAGTTGTTCTGCAGAATATACAGTACAGTCTTCCTCCCATCCCTTACCCACACACCTTACATCAATCCACTCCACGACCACCCCACCCACCACTCTTACACCACACCTTCTACCCCATGGGTCCTCACCCAGCCAGGATGTCTGCGGTCACGGTCAGCCCGATGCAGAGAGGGGCCAACAGGCTGCGGGTGCGTCCATTCACGGCCCCCATACACACCACCATCGTCAGGAACAGAGTCATGATCACCTCTGCCACCGTGGCTGGTACTATCTGGGTGTCTGCCTGCACTGTGTTGAATGCTGCCCCTGAAACTTTGGCATAGTTCATGGATGGGGAAATCACCTGGAGAAGGAGATATTACTGATATGAATATAGGATATGTAGGGAGAAAAGTATAGGTCCAGATACAGAAGAACATTATTTAATATTTGCTTATCGACTGCTACTTTCGACTGGTCATATTCTACATCTGTTCAGAGTTTGACTTTTCAAGTGTgataaaataatatacagtactagccaaaagtttggacacacctactcattcaagggtttgtctttatttttactattttctacgttgtagaatactagtgaagacaatcaaacgatgaaataacatatggaatcacgtagtaaccaaaaaagtgttaaacaaatcaaaatacattttatattttagattcttcaaagtagccaccctttgccttgatgacagctttgcccactcttggcattctctcaaccagcttcacctggaatgcttttccaccagtcttgaaggagttgccacatacgctgagcacttgctggctgcttttccttcactcagcggtccaactcatcccaaaccatctcaattgggttgaggtcgggtgattgtggaggccaggtcatctgatgcagcactccttcactctcctttttggtcaaatagcccttacacagcctggaggtgtgttggatcattgtcctgttgaaaaacaaatgatagtcccactaagcgcaaaccaccaGCAACGcggccccacaccatcacacctcctccatgcttcacagtgggtaccacacatgcagaggtaatccgttcacctactctgcgtctcacaaggacacagcggttggaaccaaaaatcaaaaattttgactcatcagaccaaaggacagatttccaccggtctaatgtccattgctcgtgtttct contains the following coding sequences:
- the LOC129833647 gene encoding aquaporin-8-like is translated as MTEGTMELGDIGTSLMASDSKKAPVKPPNKFERLVQPCLAELVGTMFFVFIGCVSVIENVEAAGRLQPALVHGLAVAVMVACMAEISGSHFNPPFTIAIYLCGGMKLNMVGPYLISQLIGGVLGASMSKLMTTTENYSKAQGAAFALLQSQDQLWGALFGEIAMTCLVTMVVLLGAVNAKSSSPMVPFMVGCTVIINILAGGDVSGTCLNPARALGPAIVANYWTYHWVYWVGPITGGLVAAALVRLLLGDRKTRILMK